The proteins below come from a single Lactobacillus johnsonii genomic window:
- a CDS encoding glycosyltransferase family 61 protein: protein MNKKYKYKNKYYNRPLKIEKISEGTILPLRENKGGVLNKNNDFVSLSYHDGEWFKLGRKYKEKPVLEIDEPVVYLGVFIHQWGHFILDSLSRAWIISKLDDIKKYKFAFLSENNRKIDGNYLEALKLLGLKPSQILVVDQATRFKEIIIPQMSTYPDHSFSQEYPQIFRQMVKNADIANISVPQKIYLTRTNLKVAEKKEFGEKIIEENFKRNGYNIVSPEKLTIQEQIAIFQKGKEIVCVNGSIPFDIVFGSPDLHLVIINKTSLLHINMFELSEVSGIEPVYLDGYYEPLKSFPKTLGEGPFILNFGKDLKSYFKKNGLKYKVPKKYPSKLVLVKYILLCLKISGKNSIKHLIGKK, encoded by the coding sequence GTGAATAAAAAGTATAAATATAAAAATAAATATTATAATAGACCATTAAAAATAGAAAAAATATCAGAGGGGACTATTTTACCGTTAAGAGAAAATAAAGGTGGAGTTTTAAATAAAAATAATGACTTTGTTTCATTGTCATACCATGACGGAGAGTGGTTTAAGCTGGGAAGAAAATATAAGGAGAAACCAGTTTTAGAGATTGATGAGCCTGTAGTCTATTTAGGAGTTTTTATACATCAATGGGGCCATTTCATTTTAGATTCTTTAAGTAGAGCATGGATTATTTCTAAATTGGATGATATAAAAAAATATAAATTTGCATTTTTAAGTGAAAATAATCGAAAGATAGATGGAAATTATTTAGAAGCTCTAAAATTATTAGGTCTGAAGCCCTCTCAAATCCTTGTCGTGGACCAAGCTACAAGATTTAAAGAAATAATTATTCCCCAAATGTCAACCTATCCTGATCATAGTTTCAGTCAAGAATATCCACAAATTTTTAGACAAATGGTAAAAAATGCAGATATCGCAAATATAAGTGTTCCTCAAAAAATTTACTTGACTAGAACAAATTTAAAAGTAGCAGAAAAAAAAGAATTTGGTGAAAAAATCATTGAAGAAAATTTTAAAAGAAATGGGTATAATATTGTTTCACCTGAAAAATTAACCATCCAAGAACAAATAGCAATTTTTCAGAAGGGAAAAGAGATTGTATGCGTAAACGGTTCGATACCTTTTGATATAGTATTTGGTTCTCCTGACTTACATCTAGTTATAATAAATAAAACTAGTCTATTACATATTAATATGTTTGAGCTTAGTGAAGTCAGTGGCATTGAACCAGTTTACCTTGATGGATATTATGAACCGTTAAAAAGTTTCCCAAAAACTTTAGGAGAAGGACCATTTATTTTGAATTTTGGAAAAGATTTGAAATCATATTTTAAAAAGAATGGTTTGAAGTATAAGGTTCCGAAAAAATATCCTTCTAAATTAGTTTTGGTTAAATACATTTTACTATGTTTAAAAATCTCTGGTAAAAATTCTATAAAACATCTAATAGGAAAGAAATAA
- a CDS encoding glycosyltransferase family 2 protein codes for MKISVIIPIYNSEKYLKECIESVLDQNYLDLEIILIDDGSTDNSKLICEEYVQTYDNIALYCQTNQGASAARNLGIKKACGEYIFFLDSDDVMCKGILKSIDKYLEEDIDLLIGNVIHWNTRTHKKYIETNTEFVISEKDIYKLCMKYAKEEYQIPWNPYQSFWKREIMRTHHLLFNTDLTVGEDCDFFFRFISFVHEFGVVTESFVKYRVDTVGSLIKSKTYNNIFSQLWVFNNLIEQFKNNDILKTYFADKFVSTLFQIELLPRSTDKKKCYKFIFENSKNLDYINRSIPKYFLFDKMRKIFGIQETARIFNTMRTISHRLKKKDL; via the coding sequence ATGAAAATATCAGTAATAATTCCAATATATAATTCAGAAAAATATTTAAAAGAATGTATTGAAAGTGTTCTAGATCAGAACTATTTAGATTTAGAAATAATCTTGATAGATGATGGATCAACTGATAATAGTAAGTTGATTTGTGAAGAGTACGTACAAACTTATGATAATATAGCCCTCTACTGTCAAACTAATCAGGGTGCCTCAGCTGCGAGAAATTTAGGAATAAAAAAAGCATGTGGAGAGTATATTTTCTTTCTTGACAGCGATGATGTAATGTGTAAGGGAATATTAAAGTCAATAGATAAATATTTAGAGGAAGATATTGATTTACTTATTGGAAACGTAATTCATTGGAATACGCGTACTCATAAAAAATATATAGAAACAAATACAGAGTTTGTAATTAGTGAAAAAGATATTTATAAACTTTGTATGAAATATGCAAAAGAGGAGTATCAAATTCCATGGAATCCCTATCAGTCTTTTTGGAAGCGAGAGATTATGAGGACACATCATCTTCTTTTTAATACTGACTTAACAGTTGGGGAAGATTGTGATTTCTTCTTTAGATTTATAAGCTTTGTCCATGAATTTGGGGTTGTGACTGAAAGCTTTGTGAAATATAGAGTAGATACAGTAGGATCATTAATTAAAAGTAAAACTTATAACAATATTTTTAGTCAATTATGGGTTTTTAACAACTTAATTGAACAATTTAAAAATAATGATATCTTAAAGACTTATTTTGCTGATAAATTTGTTAGTACTCTGTTTCAAATAGAATTGTTGCCTAGATCAACAGATAAAAAAAAGTGTTATAAATTTATTTTTGAAAACAGTAAAAACTTAGACTATATAAATAGATCAATTCCAAAGTATTTTCTTTTTGATAAAATGAGAAAAATATTCGGAATACAAGAAACGGCACGTATTTTTAATACAATGCGAACAATTAGTCATCGATTAAAGAAAAAAGATTTATAG
- a CDS encoding glycosyltransferase, which produces MKKAIIAVPYLKGMGGTETVIKNFAEALDVKNSNNDISWKLISFGGTDKSDWLKHWNKKVYNFSKKRYIQLAAYAGYMPFLIANILKKEKPDFFIATNPIIWSMASKFRKLISPNTKIIAWYHYSFKMKNVKLKYLKGVDEFWAISSGIKKELVSMGIKSENIRLIYNPLNFSKTHLVKRSPQHNHFIYIGRIDYQGQKNTSELIHAFNNVKNEWSCDFYGSVDEQTKIKLKKIAYKDVQEKICFKGFHKDIWSRIEEADALILTSKFEGLPMVLIEAASRGIPIISSDCPTGTKDIVNENNGWLYKMGESGQLANILNDIISLKRTLPSSEEVEKSVHRFNYENYKIRILKSLRNEK; this is translated from the coding sequence ATGAAAAAGGCTATAATCGCTGTTCCATATTTAAAGGGAATGGGTGGAACAGAGACGGTGATTAAAAACTTTGCGGAAGCTTTAGATGTAAAAAATAGTAATAATGATATATCATGGAAATTAATTAGTTTTGGTGGAACTGATAAGTCGGATTGGTTAAAGCATTGGAATAAAAAAGTATATAATTTTTCAAAAAAAAGATACATCCAGCTAGCTGCCTATGCTGGATATATGCCTTTTTTAATCGCTAATATTTTAAAAAAAGAAAAACCTGACTTTTTCATTGCTACTAATCCGATTATTTGGAGCATGGCCTCTAAGTTTAGAAAACTCATATCTCCTAATACTAAAATCATTGCTTGGTATCATTATTCCTTTAAAATGAAGAATGTAAAGCTTAAATATCTAAAAGGTGTAGATGAGTTTTGGGCTATTAGTTCCGGAATAAAAAAGGAATTAGTAAGTATGGGAATTAAGTCCGAAAATATTAGGCTTATTTATAATCCTTTAAATTTTAGTAAAACGCATTTGGTTAAAAGAAGCCCACAACATAATCATTTTATATATATTGGAAGAATTGATTATCAAGGTCAAAAAAATACTTCTGAGTTAATTCATGCATTTAACAATGTAAAAAATGAATGGTCCTGCGATTTTTATGGAAGTGTAGATGAACAAACAAAAATAAAATTAAAAAAAATAGCATATAAAGATGTGCAAGAAAAAATTTGTTTCAAAGGCTTTCACAAGGACATTTGGTCAAGGATTGAAGAAGCCGATGCCCTTATACTTACTTCTAAATTTGAAGGACTTCCGATGGTTTTGATTGAAGCTGCCTCCCGTGGAATTCCGATTATATCTTCTGATTGTCCTACTGGAACGAAAGATATAGTAAATGAAAATAACGGTTGGTTATATAAAATGGGAGAAAGTGGACAATTAGCTAATATATTAAATGATATCATTTCCCTAAAAAGAACTTTACCATCTTCAGAGGAAGTAGAGAAATCTGTCCATAGATTTAATTATGAAAACTATAAAATTAGAATTTTGAAAAGTTTGAGAAACGAAAAGTAA
- a CDS encoding DUF4422 domain-containing protein, which yields MKNIQILVAAHKEFPMPKSKGYMPILVGAQKNYQPGISYQRDDEGENISEKNPNYNELTAIYWAWKNLKDVDAVGLVHYRRLFFDKKPYNLENVINIEKVEQLLQKYDVLLPKKRNYYIETNYSHYIHAHHKEPLDKTREIIEKSYPAYLKAFDKVMKSRKAHMFNMFIMKADAFDSYCNFMFGVLGKLEKEIDISDYSVQEARVFGYISELLMDVWLYTTNESYKEIPWGQIGPKQLMKKAISFLNRKFGIGKKQTHF from the coding sequence ATGAAAAATATCCAAATTTTAGTAGCCGCCCACAAAGAGTTTCCGATGCCTAAATCTAAAGGATATATGCCAATATTAGTGGGAGCACAGAAAAATTATCAACCTGGTATTTCCTATCAGAGGGATGATGAGGGGGAAAATATATCTGAAAAAAATCCTAATTATAACGAGTTAACAGCTATTTATTGGGCTTGGAAAAATTTAAAAGATGTCGATGCTGTAGGCTTAGTTCACTATCGACGTCTTTTTTTCGATAAAAAACCATATAATTTAGAGAACGTTATAAATATTGAAAAAGTAGAACAACTCTTACAAAAGTATGATGTACTTTTACCTAAAAAGAGAAATTACTATATTGAAACAAACTATTCTCATTACATTCATGCACATCATAAAGAGCCTTTAGATAAAACACGCGAAATAATTGAAAAGTCATATCCAGCATATTTAAAAGCTTTTGATAAAGTGATGAAAAGCCGAAAAGCACACATGTTTAATATGTTTATTATGAAGGCTGATGCATTTGACTCATACTGCAATTTTATGTTTGGGGTTCTAGGAAAGCTTGAAAAAGAAATTGATATTTCAGATTATTCTGTTCAAGAAGCAAGAGTATTTGGATATATTTCAGAGCTTTTAATGGATGTTTGGTTATATACAACTAATGAAAGCTATAAAGAAATTCCATGGGGACAAATTGGTCCTAAACAATTAATGAAAAAGGCTATCAGTTTTCTCAATAGAAAATTTGGAATTGGTAAAAAACAAACTCATTTTTAG
- a CDS encoding sugar transferase, with protein MKSSEDGRVFYHFFKRTLDIVVSSLAIIVLFVPSLVISFLIYRQDKHSPFYGQTRIGKEGKPFKMWKFRSMIYNADEVLKKNPELYQKYLENDFKLPEGEDPRITKIGAFLRKTSLDEIPQFLNVFMGQMSLIGPRPIVKKELVEYRGLDRKMFLSVKPGALGLWQASGRSNIGYPERCDIELEYVKKASLWFDIVVFFKCVISILKQDGAF; from the coding sequence ATCAAGAGCAGTGAAGATGGTCGCGTCTTCTACCATTTCTTTAAAAGGACTTTAGATATTGTAGTGAGTTCTTTAGCAATCATTGTTTTATTTGTGCCTAGTTTAGTAATTTCTTTTTTGATTTATCGTCAAGACAAGCATAGCCCTTTCTATGGCCAGACGAGGATAGGAAAAGAAGGCAAGCCATTTAAGATGTGGAAATTTAGATCGATGATATACAATGCTGATGAAGTATTGAAAAAAAATCCAGAATTATATCAAAAATACTTAGAAAACGATTTTAAACTTCCCGAAGGTGAAGATCCTCGAATTACAAAAATTGGTGCCTTTTTAAGAAAAACATCTTTAGACGAGATTCCACAGTTTTTAAATGTTTTCATGGGACAAATGAGTTTGATTGGTCCAAGACCAATTGTTAAAAAAGAACTTGTAGAATATCGAGGTTTGGATAGAAAAATGTTTCTTTCTGTCAAGCCAGGAGCTTTAGGATTATGGCAAGCAAGCGGAAGGAGTAATATAGGTTATCCTGAACGTTGTGACATTGAACTAGAATATGTTAAAAAAGCTTCTTTATGGTTTGATATAGTAGTTTTCTTTAAATGTGTAATAAGTATATTAAAACAGGATGGTGCGTTTTAA
- a CDS encoding tyrosine-protein phosphatase has product MVLVDIHSHILPGIDDGSPDLDSSLGLAEDAVTDGITHALMTPHTLNGKYLNHKKDIIKETAKFQEELKNHNIPLTVFPSQEVRLNGNLPQALDDDDILFCDEDGRYMLLEFPSEDVPTYAKDMTFKLLGRGITPIIVHPERNSGILAHPEKLQEFIEQGCLTQITASSYVGVFGKEIEKLADRFVEAGQVATFASDAHTLPKRESRMHDAYEKLEKTQGLDVANSFKQNARNIINSDNVNLNWKPLNKKKRFWIF; this is encoded by the coding sequence ATGGTATTAGTTGATATTCACTCACATATATTACCAGGAATTGATGATGGTTCTCCTGATTTGGATTCATCATTAGGTCTAGCAGAGGATGCAGTAACGGATGGAATTACCCATGCATTAATGACACCGCATACTCTAAATGGAAAATATTTAAATCATAAAAAAGATATCATTAAGGAGACAGCTAAGTTTCAGGAAGAATTAAAAAATCATAATATTCCTTTGACTGTCTTTCCAAGTCAAGAAGTTCGTCTAAATGGTAATTTACCGCAAGCTTTAGATGATGATGATATCTTATTCTGTGATGAAGATGGTAGATATATGTTATTGGAGTTTCCAAGTGAAGATGTACCGACTTATGCCAAAGATATGACTTTTAAATTGTTAGGACGGGGAATAACACCAATAATTGTTCATCCAGAAAGAAATTCTGGTATCTTGGCTCATCCAGAAAAATTACAAGAGTTTATTGAGCAAGGCTGTTTAACGCAAATAACTGCTAGTTCGTATGTGGGAGTATTTGGTAAAGAGATCGAAAAATTAGCTGATCGATTTGTAGAAGCTGGTCAAGTAGCTACTTTTGCTTCAGATGCCCATACATTGCCAAAACGAGAAAGTCGTATGCATGACGCTTATGAGAAGTTAGAAAAAACGCAAGGATTGGATGTTGCTAATAGCTTTAAGCAGAATGCACGAAACATTATTAATTCTGATAATGTTAATTTAAATTGGAAACCTTTAAATAAAAAGAAACGGTTTTGGATATTTTAG